From Amycolatopsis sp. WQ 127309:
CGGCCTGGAGAGCGGGCCGGCGTCGCGTCCCGGCGGCTGGATCGAGCTGCCCGCCGACGGCGGCACGCTGGCCCTGCACCGCGCGGCCGCCGAGGACGCCGGCCGGTGCGAGCTGGCGTTCGAGGCCGACGAGCCGCTGGAGGACGTCGCGGATCGCTTGCGGGCGGCCGGGTTCGAGCCCGGCCCGGTGACCGACGAAGGCTTCGGCTTCTCGCTGCGCGTCCGGGATCCCGACGGCGTGTGGGTGCAGATCAACCGGTACGACCGAGAGCTGTACACGTGAGAGGTGCCCCGCCGGTGCTCGCCGCCGGGATCGTCGCGCTCGAGTTCGCGGCCGCCGTGACCGGGTTCGTCGCGTCCACGCTGCTGCCCGTCGTCGCCGACGACCTGGACGCGCGGGGCCGGCTCGGGCTCCTCATCGCCGGTTCGACACTGGGGTTGTTCGTCGCGCTCCCGCTGGCGAGCCGGGTACTGGGCCGGCTGGGGCCGCGGCGCACCCTGGCCGCCGGCATGCTCGCCTACCTCGGCGGGCTCGCACTGGCCGCGTCCGCTCAGGCGGCGTGGGTGTTCGCGCTGGGGCAGTTCACCAGCGGCCTGGCCGGCGGCCTGCTGGCGGTGTTCGGGATCAGCTCGGCGATCCGGCACCTCGACGAACGGCTGCGCATCCGGGTGGTCGCGGCGTCGTCGGCGATGTGGATCGTGCCCGCCCTGGCCGGTCCGGCCGCGACGCTGGGCCTGGAACACCTCGTCGGGTGGCGCTGGACCCTGCTGGTGCCGGTGCCGTTCGTCCTCTTCGGACGGCTGCTGGTCGTGCGCGCCGTCCGCGACGACCCGCCCGTCGAGGCCGCGCCGCGTCCGCTGGGCCGGACGCTGTCGGTGCCGCTGGGCGCGGCGTGCGTCGTGCTGAGCGCGGGGTGGTGGCCGCTCGCGATCGCCGGCGCGGTGCTCACGGTGGCGGGGACGGTCGCGATCCTGCCCGCGGGAACCGCGCGCCTGCGGCGGGGGACACCCGCCGCGCTCGGGGCGATGGTGCTGTTCGCGGCCGGTTACTTCGGCGCGGACAGCCTGATCACCGTGCTGCTGACGAGCGGGTTCCGGATGAGCCTCGGGCAGGCGGCGGTCGTGCTGAGCGCCGCCCCGCTGGGGTGGGCGGTGACGAGCCTCCTGGTCACGCGGTGCACGTCGGCGTTTCCGGTCGCCGGCCTGAGCCTGACCGCGCTCGGCACGGCCGTACCGGCGGTCGAGCTGGCCACCGGCGGCTCGTTCGGCGTCGTCCTGGGCGCGTGGACCGTGGCCGGGATCGGCGTCGGGCTCGCGTACCCCAGCCTGTACATCCGGGCGACGACCGCGGGTTCGAGCGGATTCACGGCCACGGAGCTGGCGACCGCGGTCATCACGGCCGAATGCGTCGGCCAGCTCCTGGGCCGTGCGGCCGGCGGCACCTTGAGCTCGGCCGGCACCACCGGCGGGCTGGTCGCCTCCTACGTGCTGTTCGCGCTCGCCCTGATCGCGGCCGCGGGTGCCGCGAGCCGGACATCGACCGCCGGGTAGTCATCATTCCGGCGCGGTATCGGTGAATCCGGGCGGCGCCGACCGGACCGATTTCCCGCTCGAAACGGCGTCGATTACGCGGAATGGCCCATGGCCGCGCCGCTGAACGGCTGTCATGCCTTACTTCTTCACGGCGGCGACCTTCTTGCGCGGCGTGCGCTTGCGGGCCGCGACGGGCTCGGCGGCCTGTCGCTGCGCCTCGTCGTAGGCGGTGACGATCTCGGAGGAGAGGCGGCCGCGCTCGGAGACCTCGTAGCCGCTTTCCCCGGCCCAGGCGCGGATCGCGCGTGAACGCTCGCGGTCCGCGCTGCTCGCCGTCGACTGCCCGGTGGCAACGCGCACCTTCCGGCCGCCGGTCTTGCGGCTCGCGGCGATGAACCGCGCGAGTTCCCCGCGCAGGGCGGTGGCGTTGTCGTCGGAGAGGTCGATCTCGTAGCTGACGCCGTCGAGGCCGAAGGGAATGGTGTGGGTGGCGGGGCTGCCGTCGAGGTCGTCCAGCATCTCGACGAGGACCTTTTGCGCCATGGGAATTCTCCAACCGGTTGACTGTGTGTCCGTGGTGACCAGGAGCACGATATGCGGGATCCACTGTGGATCATACATACTCACCGGTATTATCGCAATTTCCCGAAAACGCGAACAAGTATCGTGAAAATGTCACAGGGCCGGCGGACGGCGTTTATGGCCGGCGCGGGCGCCGCTGTTGACGGCCGCGTTCGTTCCGCCTGATCAGCCGGGCCGCTCGGGTGAGCGGAGCAGGTCGTCGAGGCCGCCGCGGGCGTCCGCCATGACGAGCTCCTCCGCGGTGGCCGCGTCGCCGGCGCGCAGGGCGCGGACCAGCGCGCGGTGGCCGGAGTAGCGGTCGAGCCCGAACCGGTCGTCGGCCAGCACGTGCTCGATCAGGCGGCTGCGCCGCTCGGCGCGGGAGAACACCCGGCTCTGCTCCAGCAGCCGCACGAGCACCGGGTTGCCGGCGCACGCGCTCACCTCGTCGTTGAACCGCTGGAAGACGTCGAGCAGGGTGTGGACGTAGTTCTCGACGCGCTGCCCGTCGGCGTGCCGCTGGCGCATGACGATCACCAGGTCGTCGGCGGTGTCGAGGAGCGCGTCGAGCCGGACCAGGTGACCCTTCGTCGCGTGCCGGGCCGCGAAGCGCGCGACCAGCCCGCGCAGGGCGACCTCCACCTCGGCCAGGTCCCGGATCGCGGCGTCCCCGATCATCGCGACGACCACCGTCCGCGGCCCGGCGCGCTCGATGAGGCCGTCCTGCTCCAGGCGCCGGATCGCTTCGCGGACCGGGGTGGGGCTGACGGCGAAGCGTTCGGCCAGGCCCCGTTCGGTGACCTTCTCGCCCGGGCGCAGGTCGCCCGCGGCGATGGCGTCCTGAACCGCGCGGTAGGTGCGGTCGGCGAGCGTCTCCGCCACCGGGGCGGCCGGTGACTGCTGATTCATGTCCTTACCTTAACCGAGCCATGGCATCCCGTTATGCCACCGTTGACAGTTTTGCTATAGCATCTCTAGGGTGACGACAGCGCCGACGCGACGAAGCGGCCGCGGCCCCCGGAGGACTTGCGATGACCACAGTGGACACCCCGAGGGGGCGGAAGAGCGGGCGGCGCATCACGTTCTACGTCGCGCTGGCCGTCTTCGCCCAGGAATCGACGTGGAACTTCTACGACGCGCAGGTGCCACCGCTGTTGCGCGAGCACGTCGGCAGCGCCGCCGTCATCGGGCTGCTGATGGGCATGGACAACGTGCTGGGCCTGTTCATCCAGCCCTGGATCGGCAACCGGTCGGACAACACCCGCACCCGCTGGGGCCGGCGGATCCCGTACCTGGCCGCCGGCATGCCGATCGCCGCCGTCCTGTTCGCCACGATCCCGCTCGCGTCGTCGCTGCCGGCGCTGATCGCGCTGATGTTCGCCTACGCGCTGGTGGCGAACAGCTTCAAGCCGCTGGGGGAGGCGCTGCTGCCCGACTTCATCCGCCCGGAGCGCCGCAGCCGGGCCAACGCGGCGGTGAAGATCGCGTCCAGCCTCACCATCATCGTCTCGGCGCTGATCAGCACGTTCCTCGTCGACTCGCACCCCAAGCTGGCCTTCTCGGTGCCTTCGGTCCTGATGCTCGTGTCCGCCGCGGTGCTGGTGTGGCGGGTCCGGGACAGCACCTCGCGCGCCTACCGGGAAGCCGTGGCGGAGGACCGGGAACCGGCGCGGGAGGACACGCCCAAACCGCGCATGCGCGACATCCTGCGGGACATCGCCGGTGACACCGACCGCACCCGGCTGCTGGTGATCCTGGCGATCCTGTTGTTCGGCGCCGCGTGGGCGGCGTCCCGGTCGCTGATCACCAACTACGGCATCGAGGCGCTCGGCCTGTCCCGCGGCAGCGCCGGCGGGCTCACGCTGCCCAGCGGGGTGGCGTTCCTGCTCGCGGCGTACCCGCTGGCCCTGCTGTCGGAGCGGATCGGCCGGGTCCGGGTGATGGCCATGGGCGCGACGGTCTTCGTGGTGTCCCTGACGATCGGCACGCTCCTGCACACGCCCACGGCGACGATCGTCGCCCTGTGCGTGGCCGCCATCGGCGCGGCCGGCTTCGTGATCAACGGCGCGGTGGTGCTGTGGAACCTGGCGCCGTCCAGCCGGGTCCTGGGCACGTACACCGCGCTGTACACGGTGGGCTGGGCCACGGGCGGCTTCCTGGGCCCCGCGGCGGTGGGCGGCATGGTCGACGTGACCGGCTGGCGCCTCATGCCGATCGACGCCGCATTGCTCGCGGTGTTCGCCCTGGCGGCGGTGGTCCGCATAGAACTCCTGCGGCGCCGGTCTTCGAGCGAGACGGGGGTGGTGTTGTGAGCAGGGCTCTGGTCACCGCCGGCTACACCCGCCCCAGCGGTGAGGCCGAGGTGGCGTCGGCCGGTGCGGGTCGCGAGGTCGGCTTCGGCCGGGGTGCTTCGGGCTGCGGCTCGCGGTGCCGGTCGTCTTGCGCTTCGCGGCGCCGCGGTGCCGGTCCACCAACGAGAGGCGGCCGCGTTGTGAGCACGGTTCTGGTCACCACCGGCTACACCGGCCCCGGCGGTGAGGCTGCGGTGGCGTTGTCCGGTGTGGGTCGCGAGGTCGGTTTCGGCCGTGGCGCGGGTACTTCGGCCGCGGCTCGCGGTACCAGCCGTTCTGCGCTTCGCGGCCCCGCGGTGCCGGTCCACCAACGAGAGGCGGCGGCGTTGTGAGCACGATCCTGGTCACCACCGACTACACCCGCCCCGGCGACGAGGCCGACACCATCCTCACCGCCGCCGGGCACGAAATCCGCTACCGCACGGGAGCGCGTGGCGACGAACTCGCTGCCGCCCTGGGCGATGCGGTCGGCGCCATCGTCTCGACCGACCCGTTGACGGCGGACGTCCTCGAACGTGCACCACTGCTGCGGGCCGTCGTCCGCTCGGGTGTCGGGTACGACTCGGTCGACGTCGATGCCGCCGTCCGGCTCGGCATCCGGGTCAGCAACCTGCCGGGGGTCAACAGCAACGCCGTCGCCGAGTACACGCTCGCCCTGCTGCTGGCCGGCGCCCGGCGGCTGGTCGAGTCGGCCGTGGGAGTGCACGAAGGCGGGTGGCCCAGGCAGAGCGGCCACGAGCTGCGCGGCGCCACACTCGGGCTCGTCGGGCACGGACCGGCCGCCCGGGCCGTCGTCCCGCTCGCGCGGGCGTTCGGGATGCGGATCCGGTGCGCTACCGCGTACCCGGACGGCGGTGCGCCCGGCGTCGAGTTCGTCGAGCTGCCGGAGTTGTTGCGCGAAGCGGACTACGTGTCGCTGCACACCGCGCTGACCGCGCGGACCCGGCACCTCGTCGACGCCGCCGCGCTGGCGCTGATGAAACCCACGGCGATCCTCGTCAACACCGCGCGCGGGGCACTCGTCGACGAAGCCGCCTTGGCCGAGGCCGTCACCTCGGGGCGGCTCGCCGGTGCCGCCCTCGACGTCGCCCAGTCGGAACCGCTGCCGCCGGACAGTCCGCTGCGCGGGGTGGCCGGCATCACCGTGTACTCGCACCTCGCCGGCCAGACCGCCGAAGCCCGGCGTGCCACCGCCATCGCGGCGGCGCACGAACTGCTCGCGTCCCTGCGCGGCGAACCCCGTATCCCCGTAACAGCTAGGAGAGATCAGTGAACGACACGGCAGTGGGCGTCCTCGTGCCCACGGGCATGATCGGCGCGGGGTTCGCCCCGGAAACGGTCGAACGCGGCCTCGCGCTCGGCGCCGACGTCATCGCCGTCGACGGCGGCTCGACCGACTCCGGGCCCCACTACCTCGGGTCCGGCACCCCGAAGACGTCCACCGCCGCGGTCGCCCGCGACATGCGCCTGCTGCTGCGCGCGGCGGCGAAGGCCCGCATCCCGCTCATCGTCGGGTCCTGCGGCACCAGCGGGGCGGACAGCGGCGTCGACTGGCTCGCGGACATCACCGCCGGGATCCTCGCCGAAGACCGGCTCGACCTGACCGTCGCCACCATCCACAGCGAGCAGGACCCCGCCTACCTCCGGCGCCGGCTGGCCGAGGGGGTGATCCACCCGCTGCCCCCGCTCGGGCCGCTCGACCGCACGACCCTCGACGGCTGCGTGCGGGTCGTCGGAATGATGGGCCACGAACCCATCGA
This genomic window contains:
- a CDS encoding phosphoglycerate dehydrogenase; this encodes MSTILVTTDYTRPGDEADTILTAAGHEIRYRTGARGDELAAALGDAVGAIVSTDPLTADVLERAPLLRAVVRSGVGYDSVDVDAAVRLGIRVSNLPGVNSNAVAEYTLALLLAGARRLVESAVGVHEGGWPRQSGHELRGATLGLVGHGPAARAVVPLARAFGMRIRCATAYPDGGAPGVEFVELPELLREADYVSLHTALTARTRHLVDAAALALMKPTAILVNTARGALVDEAALAEAVTSGRLAGAALDVAQSEPLPPDSPLRGVAGITVYSHLAGQTAEARRATAIAAAHELLASLRGEPRIPVTARRDQ
- a CDS encoding GntR family transcriptional regulator, whose protein sequence is MNQQSPAAPVAETLADRTYRAVQDAIAAGDLRPGEKVTERGLAERFAVSPTPVREAIRRLEQDGLIERAGPRTVVVAMIGDAAIRDLAEVEVALRGLVARFAARHATKGHLVRLDALLDTADDLVIVMRQRHADGQRVENYVHTLLDVFQRFNDEVSACAGNPVLVRLLEQSRVFSRAERRSRLIEHVLADDRFGLDRYSGHRALVRALRAGDAATAEELVMADARGGLDDLLRSPERPG
- a CDS encoding Lsr2 family protein, with the protein product MAQKVLVEMLDDLDGSPATHTIPFGLDGVSYEIDLSDDNATALRGELARFIAASRKTGGRKVRVATGQSTASSADRERSRAIRAWAGESGYEVSERGRLSSEIVTAYDEAQRQAAEPVAARKRTPRKKVAAVKK
- a CDS encoding VOC family protein, translated to MRVLPIRYSADVEALTRFYRALGLESGPASRPGGWIELPADGGTLALHRAAAEDAGRCELAFEADEPLEDVADRLRAAGFEPGPVTDEGFGFSLRVRDPDGVWVQINRYDRELYT
- a CDS encoding MFS transporter; the encoded protein is MTTVDTPRGRKSGRRITFYVALAVFAQESTWNFYDAQVPPLLREHVGSAAVIGLLMGMDNVLGLFIQPWIGNRSDNTRTRWGRRIPYLAAGMPIAAVLFATIPLASSLPALIALMFAYALVANSFKPLGEALLPDFIRPERRSRANAAVKIASSLTIIVSALISTFLVDSHPKLAFSVPSVLMLVSAAVLVWRVRDSTSRAYREAVAEDREPAREDTPKPRMRDILRDIAGDTDRTRLLVILAILLFGAAWAASRSLITNYGIEALGLSRGSAGGLTLPSGVAFLLAAYPLALLSERIGRVRVMAMGATVFVVSLTIGTLLHTPTATIVALCVAAIGAAGFVINGAVVLWNLAPSSRVLGTYTALYTVGWATGGFLGPAAVGGMVDVTGWRLMPIDAALLAVFALAAVVRIELLRRRSSSETGVVL
- a CDS encoding MFS transporter; translated protein: MRGAPPVLAAGIVALEFAAAVTGFVASTLLPVVADDLDARGRLGLLIAGSTLGLFVALPLASRVLGRLGPRRTLAAGMLAYLGGLALAASAQAAWVFALGQFTSGLAGGLLAVFGISSAIRHLDERLRIRVVAASSAMWIVPALAGPAATLGLEHLVGWRWTLLVPVPFVLFGRLLVVRAVRDDPPVEAAPRPLGRTLSVPLGAACVVLSAGWWPLAIAGAVLTVAGTVAILPAGTARLRRGTPAALGAMVLFAAGYFGADSLITVLLTSGFRMSLGQAAVVLSAAPLGWAVTSLLVTRCTSAFPVAGLSLTALGTAVPAVELATGGSFGVVLGAWTVAGIGVGLAYPSLYIRATTAGSSGFTATELATAVITAECVGQLLGRAAGGTLSSAGTTGGLVASYVLFALALIAAAGAASRTSTAG